In the Solanum pennellii chromosome 5, SPENNV200 genome, one interval contains:
- the LOC107019672 gene encoding CCR4-NOT transcription complex subunit 9: METFPSDNGEEVLIQLNNFIMQQAISEVMCMDLGFQLWNSPVTVTILLQEVIAVYPNFLNSTLTMKESARISNAFIVFQCMAYHPEARMGFLKGNIPYYLYPFFQISINVMKPLQFSILSLIAALADFNEQYGQDTLLLLLDTQVFPLCLHCIRHGDQPILKVATLILMKMLMQQNGLKYCCALPSRCLYVIQVLLQLVDTFASEIPCSQQLKYVVQCYLSLSRVTWAGGLYERVREMLPLQLIENTFHNIIDHKDAEIPKMLNQLVRNLNHQPPQ, from the exons ATGGAAACTTTCCCC AGTGATAATGGCGAAGAGGTTCTTATTCAACTCAATAATTTCATCATGCAACAGGCAATTAGTGAAGTAATGTGCATGGATCTTGGATTTCAGTTGTGGAACTCCCCTGTTACAGTCACCATACTTTTACAG GAAGTAATAGCAGTGTACCCCAACTTCTTAAACTCAACATTAACCATGAAGGAATCTGCTCGAATTTCTAATGCTTTTATTGTATTTCAG TGTATGGCGTATCACCCAGAGGCAAGAATGGGGTTCCTCAAAGGTAAC ATACCATATTATCTTTACCCCTTTTTCCAAATTTCAATAAATGTGATGAAGCCTCTGCAATTTAGCATCTTGTCTCTTATTGCTGCCCTAGCAGAT TTCAATGAGCAATATGGGCAAGACACTCTTCTTTTATTGCTAGATACACAAGTATTTCCTTTATGCCTGCATTGTATCCGTCATGGTGATCAACCGATACTTAAG GTTGCAACACTCATCCTTATGAAAATGTTGATGCAACAAAATGGGCTAAAATATTGTTGTGCTCTCCCCTCTCGTTGTCTGTATGTGATACAAGTCCTGCTTCAACTGGTAGACACATTTGCTTCTGAAATCCCTTGCTCACAGCAGCTAAAATATGTTGTTCAATGCTACCTAAGTCTTTCACGAGTAACATGGGCAGGCGG GTTATATGAAAGAGTGAGAGAAATGCTTCCTCTACAGCTAATTGAAAACACTTTTCACAATATTATTGATCAT AAAGATGCAGAGATTCCAAAAATGCTGAATCAGTTAGTGCGGAATCTGAATCATCAACCACCTCAATAG